The following proteins are co-located in the Pirellulales bacterium genome:
- a CDS encoding IS1 family transposase: MKQLTKEQRCAVIRCLVDGCSIRATKRITGVSFNTIQKLTRDLGEACLEFQNQVFRNLTCQRVQCDEIWNYCYCKDKNIPDEMRGEAGIGSMWTWTGMCADTKLIFAWQLGSRDAANAYRFMSSVSERLANRIQLTTDGNRVYLDAVENYFGSKIDYAMLIKLYGNDEKPENRYSPGKCLGAKKQAVMGEPDPEFISTSYAERQNLNIRMQNRRYTRLTNAFSKKADMLAYSIAIMFMYHNFVRIHQTLRSTPAMKAGVTDHKWSIEEMVDLLPILSYNTRPKKAG; the protein is encoded by the coding sequence ATGAAACAACTCACCAAAGAACAACGCTGTGCCGTGATTCGTTGCCTTGTCGATGGTTGCTCGATTCGGGCAACCAAGCGGATTACTGGTGTTTCCTTCAACACCATCCAGAAGCTCACCCGCGACTTGGGCGAAGCCTGCTTGGAATTCCAAAATCAGGTTTTCCGCAATCTGACCTGCCAGCGCGTGCAGTGCGATGAAATCTGGAATTACTGCTACTGCAAAGATAAGAACATTCCCGACGAAATGCGCGGTGAAGCGGGCATCGGCAGCATGTGGACCTGGACCGGCATGTGCGCCGATACGAAACTGATTTTCGCGTGGCAGCTTGGCTCCCGCGATGCCGCCAATGCCTACCGGTTTATGTCGAGCGTTTCAGAGCGACTGGCAAACCGAATTCAATTGACGACCGACGGCAACCGGGTCTACTTGGATGCAGTCGAAAATTACTTCGGCAGCAAGATTGATTACGCCATGCTGATTAAATTGTACGGCAACGATGAGAAGCCAGAGAACCGCTACAGCCCTGGAAAGTGCCTGGGTGCGAAGAAGCAAGCTGTGATGGGCGAGCCGGACCCGGAATTCATTTCGACCAGTTATGCCGAACGTCAAAATCTCAATATCAGAATGCAAAACAGAAGATACACGAGGCTAACCAACGCTTTCAGCAAGAAAGCCGATATGCTGGCCTACAGCATCGCCATCATGTTCATGTATCATAACTTTGTGCGGATTCACCAAACCCTACGCAGCACGCCAGCGATGAAAGCCGGCGTCACAGACCATAAGTGGTCGATTGAGGAAATGGTCGATTTGCTGCCAATTTTGAGCTACAACACCCGGCCTAAAAAGGCAGGCTGA
- a CDS encoding family 16 glycoside hydrolase yields the protein MCGKISGTLLAIILTTLIAPRIFADDKDVLLQDNFATLDPGWSNNSNVLHVDKNQLIMQLPNKQDTFDSLYKANVFGDADISVDVQMMNGGDGTEYAGPIFWATDIDNEYVVRIEEDGQFSVGRYSNGKLLFPVTWRANDSISKGLTKPTTIRVVTKGTSATVYVNGKEAITFKRQPPDGGGFIGVEGSASGKSAYAWEFSNLVVKKPAP from the coding sequence ATGTGTGGGAAAATCTCGGGAACGCTGCTGGCGATCATCCTGACAACGTTGATTGCTCCCAGAATTTTTGCGGACGACAAAGACGTTTTGCTGCAGGACAATTTTGCGACGCTCGACCCCGGTTGGTCAAATAACAGCAACGTTCTGCACGTCGACAAGAACCAGCTCATCATGCAACTGCCCAATAAGCAGGATACGTTCGATAGTTTATACAAGGCAAACGTGTTTGGTGATGCCGACATCAGCGTGGATGTGCAAATGATGAATGGGGGTGATGGAACCGAATATGCGGGCCCCATTTTTTGGGCCACGGATATAGACAACGAATATGTGGTCAGAATTGAAGAGGACGGACAGTTTAGCGTAGGACGATATTCCAACGGTAAGCTGCTGTTCCCTGTGACCTGGCGGGCCAACGACAGCATTAGTAAAGGACTGACCAAACCGACTACGATTCGCGTGGTGACTAAAGGCACGTCGGCGACCGTTTACGTCAACGGAAAGGAAGCGATTACGTTCAAGCGGCAGCCGCCCGACGGCGGCGGCTTCATCGGCGTCGAAGGGAGTGCGTCGGGCAAAAGCGCTTACGCCTGGGAATTTTCCAATCTGGTCGTCAAAAAGCCTGCTCCTTAA
- a CDS encoding polyphosphate kinase 2 family protein, which translates to MKLPELLEHCHVKAGKKFRLKDHDPSWAGDPKIEKDERKEYAKDLLTEDVSSLAEAQGVLYAANTWSILVVLQAMDAAGKDGIIKHVMSGVNPQGCQIFSFKQPSAEELDHNFLWRCMVRLPERGKIGIFNRSYYEDVLVVKVHPEFLAAQRIPDAKIDKDFWNGRYEDINCFERHLSRNGTKIVKFFLNISKEEQRKRFLDRIDEKDKHWKISPSDITEREHWDEYMDAFEQCIEATSTDWAPWYVIPSNHKWVSRALVANILVKTIESLGLKYPEVTADKMKAIEAAKKQLEKEKD; encoded by the coding sequence ATGAAACTTCCCGAACTGCTGGAACACTGTCACGTAAAGGCCGGAAAAAAATTCCGGTTGAAAGATCACGATCCGTCCTGGGCAGGCGACCCGAAAATTGAAAAGGACGAGCGCAAAGAGTACGCCAAGGATTTGCTAACGGAGGATGTCTCTTCCTTGGCCGAGGCCCAGGGGGTGTTGTACGCCGCCAACACGTGGTCAATTTTGGTGGTGCTGCAAGCGATGGATGCGGCCGGCAAAGACGGCATTATCAAGCACGTGATGTCGGGCGTGAATCCGCAGGGCTGCCAAATTTTCAGCTTCAAGCAGCCGTCGGCCGAGGAACTGGACCATAATTTTTTGTGGCGCTGCATGGTGCGGTTGCCGGAGCGCGGAAAGATTGGAATTTTCAACCGCTCGTATTACGAAGACGTGCTGGTCGTGAAAGTGCATCCGGAGTTTTTGGCCGCCCAGCGCATTCCCGACGCCAAAATTGACAAAGATTTTTGGAACGGCCGGTACGAGGACATCAACTGCTTTGAACGGCATTTATCGCGCAACGGAACGAAGATCGTCAAGTTCTTTCTGAACATTTCCAAGGAAGAGCAGCGGAAGCGGTTTTTGGACCGCATCGACGAGAAAGACAAGCACTGGAAAATCTCGCCGTCCGACATTACGGAGCGCGAGCATTGGGACGAATACATGGACGCCTTCGAGCAGTGCATCGAAGCCACCAGCACCGATTGGGCGCCGTGGTACGTGATTCCGTCCAATCACAAATGGGTCAGCCGCGCCTTGGTAGCCAACATTTTAGTAAAGACCATCGAATCGCTGGGGCTGAAGTATCCGGAAGTGACCGCGGACAAAATGAAGGCCATTGAAGCGGCGAAAAAACAGTTGGAGAAGGAAAAAGACTAA
- a CDS encoding dockerin type I repeat-containing protein, translated as MKSHLLTHALLALSFCSATAVTAHGQTLRIVTYNIDADTGGAVGDMGGPDAGPGLTAVLQAIGQEHLGVTPSNPVGHAQPIDVLALEELNYTTSGGSETISQTLSYITGQLNSIYGAGTYNYDTTIDPSDGNSTGNGPSGLIYNTKTVAEVAPADIIPNHLGGSGEARAPIRYELQPKGGAAYTDFYLYVSHAKASSGSSNATRRNIEAQDIRSDASNLPTNAHIIYTGDYNLTGGSSEAAYQTMINSTPSPGQAIDTANPGNNFVENSQSANSVYWPLLSESATDLTARFDLQLVTSPTVTLPGTQLVANTLTPFGNNGSVGYGGAVTDSSNTALPDLSNRSTILNDLTTDTDHLPVVADYVVVPPGDMNRDQQVNASDVSAMIAALANLPAYELAYNLTAAQVTAIGDVNGDGKFNSADVQALEKFLAANHGTGIPAPEPASIVLLVLTTPAFAWFPRRRRRASQRS; from the coding sequence ATGAAATCGCATCTTTTGACTCACGCTCTGTTGGCCCTTTCGTTTTGCAGCGCCACTGCTGTTACGGCACACGGTCAAACGCTGCGAATTGTAACGTACAACATCGATGCCGACACTGGCGGAGCTGTGGGCGACATGGGTGGACCGGACGCAGGGCCCGGTTTGACCGCCGTGTTGCAAGCCATCGGCCAAGAGCATTTGGGAGTCACCCCATCCAATCCCGTCGGCCACGCCCAGCCCATCGACGTGTTGGCTCTGGAGGAACTGAACTACACCACCAGCGGTGGCAGCGAAACGATTTCTCAGACGCTGAGTTATATTACCGGGCAACTGAATTCTATCTATGGCGCCGGCACCTATAACTACGACACCACCATCGACCCGTCGGATGGAAACAGCACGGGCAACGGTCCCAGCGGTTTGATTTACAATACGAAAACGGTCGCCGAGGTGGCTCCTGCCGACATCATCCCAAACCACCTGGGTGGCAGTGGAGAAGCCCGTGCGCCAATCCGGTACGAACTCCAACCAAAGGGCGGTGCTGCATACACCGACTTCTATTTATACGTGAGCCATGCCAAAGCATCTTCAGGCTCCAGTAATGCCACTCGCCGTAACATTGAAGCGCAGGATATTCGCAGCGACGCCTCGAATTTGCCAACCAACGCCCACATCATATACACCGGAGATTATAACTTGACGGGAGGCAGCAGCGAGGCGGCATACCAGACGATGATCAACAGCACTCCTTCCCCCGGCCAGGCCATCGACACGGCCAATCCAGGGAACAATTTCGTCGAAAATTCTCAGTCCGCCAATTCAGTTTATTGGCCATTGCTATCCGAGTCGGCGACAGATCTAACGGCCCGCTTCGATTTACAGCTGGTCACCAGCCCCACGGTCACATTGCCGGGAACGCAGCTCGTCGCCAATACGCTCACGCCGTTTGGAAACAACGGCTCGGTTGGCTACGGTGGTGCTGTAACAGATAGTTCCAACACGGCGTTGCCAGATCTTTCCAATCGAAGCACGATTTTGAACGATCTGACGACCGATACCGACCACCTGCCGGTCGTGGCCGATTACGTGGTCGTGCCGCCGGGCGATATGAATCGCGATCAGCAAGTGAACGCCTCCGACGTCTCGGCGATGATCGCCGCCCTGGCCAATTTACCGGCTTACGAGTTGGCCTATAATCTGACGGCTGCGCAAGTGACAGCCATCGGCGACGTCAACGGCGACGGCAAATTCAACAGCGCCGACGTGCAGGCGTTGGAAAAGTTTCTTGCGGCCAACCATGGCACGGGCATCCCCGCTCCAGAGCCGGCGTCGATCGTGCTGCTGGTTTTAACCACGCCCGCTTTTGCATGGTTCCCTCGTCGCCGTCGGCGAGCCAGCCAGCGCAGCTAA
- a CDS encoding dockerin type I domain-containing protein has translation MKSHLLTLSLLAFSFFCASAAVTAQGQTLRIATYNLDADTGGQTGQMGGTDAGPGLIPVLEAIGQEHLGPNGSNTGHAQPLDVLALEELDSNGSSVPLTETFIVNQLNSYYQSIGLSNVAQYAVADASTVDPTTGSTGGGPSGLIYNTKTVADLGVSLINTNFGSNGEAREPMRFKLAPLVNGVAGPAYTDFYVYVDHAKSDGSDPTTSAMRRNVEAQDVRANAKSLNNSLNSSLETAHIVYTGDWNINDSSEQTYQTLIAYSSASPGNAIDTADPDNSWTDSSSASQYWPLLSETAKKLDYRDDLQLVTSPTITLPGVQLVTNTLTPFGNGPSAVTYGKSVTTSTALSDLSNKSTILNYLTTDTDHLPVVADYVVVPPGDMNRDQQVNASDIMAMITALNNLSAYEATTGLSAQQVTLIGDVNGDGKFNSADVQALEKFLAANHGTGIPAPEPASVVLLALAMPAFVRRIRRRR, from the coding sequence ATGAAATCGCATCTTCTGACTCTCTCCCTGTTAGCCTTTTCGTTTTTCTGCGCATCCGCTGCGGTTACGGCCCAGGGCCAAACACTGCGAATTGCAACCTACAACCTGGATGCCGATACCGGTGGCCAGACTGGCCAAATGGGCGGTACCGACGCTGGTCCGGGCCTGATCCCCGTTTTGGAAGCCATTGGCCAAGAGCACCTGGGACCCAATGGATCCAATACCGGTCATGCCCAGCCGCTCGATGTGCTGGCTTTGGAAGAGTTGGATTCCAATGGCTCAAGCGTGCCACTTACTGAGACCTTTATCGTCAATCAACTCAATTCCTATTATCAAAGCATCGGCCTAAGCAACGTTGCCCAATATGCTGTGGCAGATGCTAGCACGGTCGATCCCACCACGGGCAGCACCGGCGGCGGTCCCAGCGGGCTCATTTACAACACCAAAACGGTGGCCGATCTTGGGGTCTCACTCATCAACACCAATTTCGGCAGTAATGGTGAGGCACGTGAGCCAATGCGGTTTAAGCTGGCGCCCCTGGTCAACGGTGTTGCCGGTCCTGCGTATACTGATTTCTACGTCTATGTTGATCACGCAAAATCGGATGGCTCCGATCCCACGACTAGTGCCATGCGGCGCAATGTCGAAGCACAAGATGTTCGTGCCAATGCCAAAAGCCTGAACAACAGTCTGAACAGCAGCCTGGAGACTGCCCACATCGTTTACACCGGAGATTGGAATATCAATGACAGCTCCGAGCAAACTTATCAAACGTTGATTGCCTACAGCAGCGCATCGCCAGGGAATGCCATCGACACGGCTGATCCGGACAATAGCTGGACTGACAGCTCCAGTGCATCTCAGTATTGGCCACTGCTCTCCGAGACGGCAAAAAAGCTGGATTATCGTGATGACTTGCAGCTAGTGACCAGTCCGACCATCACGTTGCCGGGGGTGCAACTGGTGACCAATACCCTGACGCCGTTTGGAAATGGCCCCAGTGCGGTAACCTACGGAAAATCGGTGACCACCAGCACGGCCCTGTCCGATCTATCGAATAAAAGCACCATTCTAAACTATCTAACAACCGATACCGACCACCTGCCGGTCGTGGCCGATTACGTGGTCGTGCCGCCGGGCGATATGAATCGCGATCAGCAAGTGAACGCCTCCGACATTATGGCCATGATCACCGCCTTGAACAATCTTTCCGCTTATGAAGCGACCACGGGGCTCTCCGCTCAACAGGTTACGTTGATCGGCGACGTCAACGGCGACGGCAAATTCAACAGCGCCGACGTGCAGGCGTTGGAAAAGTTTCTTGCGGCCAACCATGGCACGGGCATCCCCGCTCCTGAGCCGGCATCAGTGGTTTTGCTCGCACTTGCCATGCCCGCTTTCGTACGGCGGATTCGCCGTCGGCGTTGA
- a CDS encoding tetratricopeptide repeat protein, with amino-acid sequence MSRLKWRLLLGLCGLYWTVLGPSVRSTAAQQPAASQPSAAGQTQPQSPQPESAKSESPQSPPPQLPPATTSGAQTQAQPDGGKADAGKANSPPLSKFDSPEAYVKRAETFRLKGRYQDALSDFNSALELDSKSVPALVGRANTFRVLNRDEAALADCDAALAVDSQSTEALRARAEVHYKNQRYDQALADMSEVVRLEPDQADGYSRRGNIFLAKHDNGKAIADLSTAIEINPKIAQYFSNRANAYKSAGEWGLAFADYDQAIELDSKTAWRYNARGNAYYTQRQYDKAADDFTQALRLDSSNAQYYANRALTRRQLNQWDEALADYAQAIRLDPNNADRYNLRGVAYFNKGNYDKAIADYSQAIRLDPKNAQYLLNRANSLRLTDKWDDALADYAQAIRLEPNNPERYNSRGNAYFAQKAYAQAIADFTEAIRLDPKNAQYYANRAVSRRKIDQWDDAFADFAQAIRLAPDDAESYINRGDAYREKKQYDQAASDYADALRLQEKANGPDHLTVASTANTLANLYYDQGKYSQAEPLYQRALKIREKVLGTKHPDYATSLNNMAVLYKTMGNYSQAEPLYLQALEIRKQVLGENNATYASNLVNLGNLYRVEEKFSKAEQVYRQALEIRKAVLGEKSADYATTLNNLALTYSEKGDYVQAEPLLRQAGQIYLETLGEKSPDYASNLSNLADLYCDMGDYAQAEPLYKQAMAICKDAQGEKNAAYAVMIDNLAGMYFSMRDYAKAEPLYRQALAIRKEVLGEKHPIYAISLNNLALLYSNKADYAKAEPLFRQSLAIKKEVQGDKTVSYAATLDNLGLMYFSQGDYDQSVSLHQQSSDIYKEVLGELHPDYVLCLNNLATSYRNLGNFAQALPLFQRAAELTMRHLELTSAVQSERQQLLYIKTSRFYLDTFVSCALLAAANPQTKDRANGSTGNAASSDTPAKAPTSTAGSNVAGGSSTNEISLDQLPTAVYAQMLAWKGSVLMRQRMERLAHHSDNPQEQKMWDQLEAVSTQLATASLSVPDPQQRDAWRENLVKLTHQKETLEEQFSSTSADFQRLRSQARLTPDDLAKCLPTDVALIDLLQFNRRVDEKQSGGKIKTHWEQRLAAFVIRADRPVALIDLGLIGPIDAAVQQWREVHCGQIAGKAAEEQPGVILRRLVWEPLEKRLDSVHTVLVSPDGSLNQIPWSALPGDKDGAYLLEDYAIATVPVPQMLPELMTSAPPQAAAGPLLLVGDVDFSAAAGKPADSALAQATPDLPAIRSGVSKAWPSLDGTRPEILAVRDSFDQTHPDAKVKVLRKAEATKTNVRDDAPHYAYLHFATHGFFAPEDLKSVLSAPLEKGFGHAAPSPVKVAAANSSSQIVGLGASLRLDDNKIKVTEVMAGSPAALDGRLKPEDQILAVASGNEDFVLLDGKSLVQVINLVRGPVGTKVRLRVQPAAGGDIADYELTRKPLVEQQPAVSVPTVRQENQISGYHPGLLSGLVLAGANLPPEPNQDNGILTALEVSSLDLSHVELVTLSACETGLGQTAGGEGLLGMQRAFQVAGARSTVATLWKVSDDASRNLMVDFYENLWEKKMSRVEALREAQLKMMREGVHRGLAIDDVPADAQKRLPPFYWAAFELSGDWR; translated from the coding sequence GTGAGCCGGCTGAAATGGCGTCTGCTCTTGGGTCTGTGCGGCCTGTACTGGACTGTATTGGGCCCATCGGTCAGGTCGACAGCGGCCCAGCAGCCGGCCGCTTCGCAACCATCGGCGGCAGGCCAAACACAACCTCAATCGCCGCAACCAGAGTCGGCAAAGTCAGAATCGCCGCAATCGCCCCCGCCACAATTGCCGCCGGCGACCACTTCCGGCGCGCAAACTCAGGCACAACCCGACGGCGGCAAAGCGGATGCCGGCAAGGCCAACTCGCCCCCACTGTCGAAATTCGACAGCCCCGAGGCCTACGTCAAACGCGCGGAAACGTTCCGCCTCAAGGGGCGTTACCAAGATGCGCTCAGTGATTTTAACTCGGCGTTGGAGCTCGATTCCAAAAGCGTTCCTGCCTTGGTCGGTCGGGCCAATACGTTCCGGGTGCTAAACCGCGACGAAGCGGCCCTGGCCGATTGCGATGCGGCCCTGGCCGTCGATTCGCAATCGACCGAGGCGTTGCGGGCGCGCGCGGAAGTGCATTACAAAAACCAACGGTACGACCAGGCGCTTGCCGATATGTCGGAAGTCGTTCGCCTGGAGCCCGATCAAGCGGACGGTTATAGCCGCCGCGGGAATATCTTTCTAGCGAAGCACGATAACGGCAAGGCCATCGCGGACCTGTCGACGGCCATCGAAATCAATCCGAAAATCGCCCAGTATTTCAGCAATCGGGCCAATGCCTACAAAAGCGCCGGAGAGTGGGGGCTGGCCTTTGCCGATTACGATCAGGCCATCGAACTCGATTCCAAAACCGCCTGGCGTTACAACGCGCGTGGCAACGCTTATTACACTCAGCGGCAGTACGACAAGGCGGCCGACGACTTTACCCAAGCCCTGCGGCTCGACTCCAGCAATGCGCAATACTATGCGAATCGGGCCCTCACCCGCCGGCAGCTCAACCAGTGGGACGAAGCGCTGGCCGATTATGCCCAAGCCATTCGTTTGGATCCCAACAATGCTGATCGCTATAACCTTCGTGGAGTCGCCTACTTCAACAAAGGCAACTACGACAAAGCAATTGCCGACTACAGCCAAGCCATCCGGCTCGATCCAAAGAACGCGCAGTATTTGCTCAACCGCGCCAATTCTCTCCGGCTGACCGACAAGTGGGACGACGCCCTGGCCGATTACGCCCAAGCCATTCGCCTGGAGCCGAACAATCCGGAACGCTATAACTCCCGTGGCAACGCCTATTTCGCTCAAAAAGCGTACGCGCAGGCGATTGCCGACTTCACCGAAGCCATTCGGCTCGATCCAAAAAACGCGCAATACTATGCCAATCGCGCCGTATCTCGGCGGAAGATCGACCAGTGGGACGACGCGTTTGCCGATTTTGCCCAAGCCATACGCCTAGCGCCCGACGACGCGGAGTCTTACATCAACCGGGGCGACGCCTACCGGGAAAAAAAACAGTACGACCAAGCGGCTTCCGACTATGCCGACGCGCTGCGGCTCCAGGAAAAAGCCAATGGCCCCGATCATCTGACGGTCGCCTCCACCGCCAACACGCTGGCGAATTTGTATTACGACCAGGGCAAATACTCCCAAGCGGAGCCTCTCTACCAGCGCGCCTTGAAAATTCGCGAAAAAGTCCTAGGGACAAAACATCCCGACTACGCCACCAGCCTCAATAATATGGCCGTGCTGTACAAGACGATGGGAAATTACTCCCAAGCCGAGCCGCTCTATCTGCAAGCGCTGGAAATTCGCAAGCAAGTGCTCGGCGAAAACAACGCCACGTACGCTTCCAACCTCGTCAATTTGGGAAATCTTTATCGTGTCGAGGAGAAATTCTCCAAGGCGGAACAAGTCTATCGGCAAGCGTTGGAAATTCGCAAGGCAGTGCTGGGCGAAAAAAGCGCGGACTACGCCACCACGCTCAACAATCTGGCTTTGACCTACAGCGAAAAGGGAGATTACGTCCAGGCCGAACCGCTCCTGCGGCAAGCCGGCCAAATTTATTTGGAAACGCTGGGCGAAAAAAGTCCGGACTATGCCTCCAATCTCAGCAATCTGGCCGACCTGTACTGCGACATGGGAGATTATGCCCAAGCGGAACCACTGTATAAGCAAGCGATGGCCATTTGCAAGGACGCCCAGGGGGAAAAGAACGCCGCCTACGCCGTCATGATCGACAATCTGGCCGGAATGTATTTTTCCATGCGCGATTATGCGAAAGCCGAACCGCTCTATCGGCAGGCGCTGGCGATTCGCAAGGAAGTGTTGGGAGAAAAGCATCCTATCTATGCCATCAGCCTCAACAATTTGGCGCTGTTGTACAGCAATAAGGCTGATTACGCCAAAGCGGAGCCCCTGTTTCGGCAATCGCTGGCCATCAAAAAGGAAGTTCAGGGGGATAAAACCGTCTCCTATGCCGCAACCTTAGACAATCTAGGCCTCATGTACTTCTCGCAAGGCGATTACGACCAGTCCGTGTCGCTGCACCAGCAGTCCAGTGATATTTACAAGGAGGTGTTGGGCGAATTGCATCCTGACTACGTTCTGTGCCTCAATAATTTGGCCACCTCGTACCGCAACTTGGGCAATTTCGCCCAGGCGCTGCCGCTCTTTCAGCGAGCCGCGGAACTAACCATGCGGCATTTGGAACTGACCTCCGCCGTGCAATCGGAGCGGCAACAATTGTTGTACATCAAAACCAGCCGCTTTTACTTGGATACGTTTGTATCGTGCGCGCTTCTGGCTGCCGCCAACCCCCAGACAAAGGACCGTGCTAATGGATCCACCGGCAACGCGGCATCCAGCGACACACCTGCCAAAGCTCCCACTTCCACCGCAGGATCGAACGTCGCGGGCGGTTCCAGCACGAACGAAATTTCCCTCGACCAGTTGCCTACTGCGGTGTACGCCCAAATGTTGGCTTGGAAAGGTTCCGTGCTGATGCGACAACGGATGGAACGCCTGGCCCACCATTCTGACAATCCGCAGGAGCAAAAAATGTGGGACCAATTGGAAGCGGTGTCCACCCAATTGGCGACGGCCAGTTTGTCCGTTCCAGATCCGCAACAGCGCGATGCTTGGCGCGAAAATCTGGTCAAGCTCACTCATCAAAAAGAAACGTTGGAAGAGCAGTTCAGCAGCACCAGCGCCGACTTTCAGCGACTTCGGTCGCAAGCCAGGCTCACCCCCGACGATCTGGCCAAATGCTTGCCCACCGATGTCGCCCTGATCGATCTGTTGCAGTTCAATCGCCGTGTGGACGAAAAACAATCCGGCGGCAAAATCAAAACCCATTGGGAACAGCGACTGGCCGCCTTTGTCATCCGCGCGGATCGGCCGGTGGCCCTGATCGATTTGGGGTTGATCGGCCCCATCGATGCCGCGGTCCAGCAGTGGCGCGAAGTGCATTGCGGACAAATCGCCGGCAAAGCGGCCGAGGAACAGCCCGGCGTTATCCTCCGGCGCTTGGTGTGGGAACCGTTGGAAAAGCGCCTGGACAGCGTCCACACCGTCCTCGTCTCGCCCGACGGATCGCTGAATCAAATTCCTTGGTCGGCGCTGCCCGGCGACAAAGACGGGGCGTACTTGCTGGAAGATTACGCCATCGCCACCGTGCCCGTGCCGCAAATGTTGCCGGAACTGATGACCTCGGCCCCGCCTCAAGCCGCCGCCGGACCGTTGCTGCTGGTGGGCGATGTCGATTTCAGTGCCGCGGCGGGCAAACCCGCTGATTCGGCGTTGGCCCAAGCCACGCCCGACTTGCCGGCAATTCGGTCGGGCGTGTCCAAGGCGTGGCCCAGTTTGGACGGCACGCGACCGGAAATTTTGGCGGTTCGCGATTCTTTCGATCAAACGCATCCCGACGCCAAAGTGAAAGTGTTGCGCAAAGCGGAAGCCACCAAAACCAATGTCCGTGATGACGCGCCGCACTATGCGTATTTGCACTTTGCCACGCACGGATTTTTTGCTCCCGAAGATCTGAAGTCCGTCCTGTCGGCGCCGCTGGAGAAGGGCTTCGGTCACGCGGCCCCGTCGCCGGTGAAAGTGGCCGCCGCGAATTCGTCTTCCCAAATCGTCGGCCTGGGGGCCAGCTTACGGCTGGACGACAACAAAATTAAAGTGACTGAAGTGATGGCCGGCAGTCCGGCCGCACTGGACGGTCGATTGAAGCCGGAAGATCAAATTCTGGCCGTCGCCTCCGGCAACGAAGACTTCGTGCTGTTGGACGGAAAAAGCCTAGTACAGGTCATCAACCTAGTGCGCGGACCGGTAGGCACCAAAGTCCGCCTGCGCGTACAGCCGGCGGCCGGTGGCGATATCGCTGACTACGAACTGACCCGCAAACCGCTGGTCGAGCAACAGCCCGCCGTTTCCGTTCCCACGGTTCGCCAGGAAAATCAAATTTCTGGTTACCACCCCGGCTTGCTTTCGGGCCTGGTGCTGGCTGGGGCGAATCTGCCTCCGGAGCCGAATCAGGACAACGGCATTTTGACCGCGTTGGAAGTTTCGTCGCTCGACTTAAGCCATGTCGAACTGGTGACCTTATCGGCCTGCGAAACCGGCCTGGGCCAAACGGCCGGCGGCGAAGGATTGCTCGGCATGCAGCGCGCCTTTCAAGTGGCCGGGGCGCGCTCCACGGTGGCCACGCTGTGGAAAGTCAGCGACGACGCCTCGCGCAACCTGATGGTCGATTTTTACGAGAACTTATGGGAAAAGAAAATGAGCCGCGTTGAGGCATTGCGTGAAGCCCAATTGAAAATGATGCGCGAAGGCGTGCACCGGGGCCTGGCTATCGACGACGTGCCGGCCGACGCCCAAAAACGCCTGCCTCCGTTTTATTGGGCGGCCTTCGAACTCAGCGGCGATTGGCGATGA